Below is a genomic region from Halorussus salinus.
GGCGGCCCGTCCACGAAGAAGAACGTCTCGGCGTCGGCGCGATGCTCCGTTGCTTTCTCGTAGGCGTCTACCTCGTCCCAGTAGTCGAACACCCGGTCTTCGACCGCGTCGGGGTCGTACTGGTCCTCGACTTCGCCGAACCTGCTCATACCTGTCCTGTGCTTCTACTGAGTTAAATCGGGTTCGGTTGTGCAGTTGGAACTGTCGGCGGCGACGGAGCGAAACACCCCAACGACTCCCGCACTGTTTTTACGCCGACCTTCGTAGTCGCTGGCATGACAGCGACGCCCTACGAGCGTCTTCGGGAGAACGCGACCGAGGTGGTGAGCATGCTGGTCACGGGCATCTGGCTCGCGGCGATGTTCACCGGACAGGACTGGTGGCTCGCCGCGCTCCTGTTCGGCTACGTCGTCGTCGTTCCGGTGGCCGAACTCCTGTTCGGCGACGAGGAGGACGACGGCGAGTGGTGGGACGACGAGGCCGACGAACGCGAAGCCGACGCCGAGACCGACGAACGCGGAGACGAATCCGACGACGACGCGCTGGAGACGCTCAGAGACCGCTACGCTCGGGGGGAACTCACCGACGAGCAGTTCGAGCGAAAGTTGGAGCGACTCCTCGACACCGAGACGTTAGAAGACGTTGAGGACCGCGCTCGCGCCCGCGAGGAGCAGACCGAAAAGTCGTTCGACCGGTCGTCCTGAGCCTCGCCTTCCCGGTCGAGCGAGTCAAGAAGCCTCAAAATTGATACGTCGCGGCGTCGAACGCTGGGACAGCCATGAGCCAAGACGACTGCATCTTCTGTCAAATCGTGGACGGCGACATCCCGAGCCGCAAGGTCTTCGAGGACGACACCGCGATGGCGTTCCTCGACGCGAACCCCCTCGCGCCGGGCCACACGCTCGTCATCCCGAAGGACCACTACGAGACGCTCGAAGACACTCCCGAAGACGTTGCCGCCCACGTCTTCGGCGCGC
It encodes:
- a CDS encoding SHOCT domain-containing protein, yielding MTATPYERLRENATEVVSMLVTGIWLAAMFTGQDWWLAALLFGYVVVVPVAELLFGDEEDDGEWWDDEADEREADAETDERGDESDDDALETLRDRYARGELTDEQFERKLERLLDTETLEDVEDRARAREEQTEKSFDRSS